One Takifugu rubripes chromosome 2, fTakRub1.2, whole genome shotgun sequence genomic region harbors:
- the hectd1 gene encoding E3 ubiquitin-protein ligase HECTD1 isoform X4, translating into MADVDPDTLLEWLQMGQGDERDMQLIALEQLCMLLLMSDNVDRCFETCPPRTFLPALCKIFLDESAPDNVLEVTARAITYYLDVSAECTRRIVGVDGAIKALCNRLVVVELNNRTSRDLAEQCVKVLELICTRESGAVFEAGGLNCVLSFIRDSGHLVHKDTLHSAMAVVSRLCSKMEPQDSSLETCVESLSSLLKHEDHQVSDGALRCFASLADRFTRRGVDPAPLAKHGLTEELLCRMAAAGGTVSGPPSSCKPGRVSTGAAPPAPDSKLSNQVSTIVSLLSTLCRGSPLVTHDLLRSALPDSMESALGGDERCVLDTMRLVDLLLVLLFEGRKALPKSTAGSTGRIPGLRRLDSSGERSHRQLIDCIRSKDTDALIDAIDTGAFEVNFMDDVGQTLLNWASAFGTQEMVEFLCERGADVNRGQRSSSLHYAACFGRPQVAKTLLRHGANPDLRDEDGKTPLDKARERGHSEVVAILQSPGDWMCPVNKGDDKKKKDVNKEEEEGSEPKGDPEMAPVYLKRLLPVFAQTFQQTMLPSIRKASLALIRKMVHYSSEVLLKEVCDSESGHNLPTVLVEITATVLDQEFVFQDDDDGHLLALQIIRDLVDKGGDVFLDQLARLGVINKVSTLAGPASDDENEDESKPEKEEEVQEDAREIQQGKPYHWKDWSIIRGRDCLYIWSDAAALELSNGSNGWFRFILDGKLATMYSSGSPEGGSDSSESRSEFLEKLQRARSQVKPVTSSQPILSSVAPTKLTVGNWSLTCLKEGEIAIHNSDGQQATILKEDLPGFVFESNRGTKHSFTAETSLGSEFVTGWTGKRGRKLKSKLEKTKQKVKSMARELYDDHFKAVESMPRGVVVTLRNISTQLESAWELHTNRQCIEGENTWRDLMKTALENLIVVLKDENTISPYEMCSSGLVQALFTVLSNSVELDLKHDCKPLMERINVFKAAFSENEDNESRPAVALIRKLIAVLESIERLPLHLYDTPGSLYNLQILTRRLRFRLERAPGETALIDRTGRMLKMEPLATVESLEQYLLKMVAKQWYDFERSSFVFVRKLREGQSFTFRHQHDFDENGIIYWVGTNAKTAYEWVNPAAYGLVVVTSSEGRNLPYGRLEDILSRDSSALNCHTNDDKNAWFAVDLGLWVIPSAYTLRHARGYGRSALRNWVFQVSKDGQNWTTLYTHIDDCSLNEPGSTATWPLDPSKEEKQGWRHVRIKQMGKNASGQTHYLSLSGLELYGTVTAVCEDQLGKAVKEAEANLRRQRRLFRSQVMKYIVPGARVVRGIDWKWRDQDGNPPGEGTVTGEAHNGPSSMVGPSSMPVTNSGTTTTTSCSASSTSASLQQQQSWSSLVKNNCLDKGGATSLGGASSSSRKGSSSSVCSVASSSDISLSSSMGLMGVGGLRLEKRAEGLLLDQGVGMVTGSSVSTDVQQLEPIVVLSSVVDSGSGSASSSGTLTTDMPAPGDESRNKDSTTDPATAISMGLVSVSSPDVSSVSESSGKDAPSQRPLCSATNARLSVSSLLAAGAPMSSSASVPNLSSREASLMESFVRRAPNMSRTNATNNMNLSRSSSDNNTNTLGRNAMTSATSLMGAQSFPNLTTTGTTSTVTMSTSIVTSSNNVATATTGLSVGQLLSNTLTTSLTSTSSESDTGQEAEFSLYDFLDSCRANTLLAELDDEEDLPEPDDDDDENEDDNQEDQEYEEVLVIHPLFLLNYTVSSGTGSDVTDGLTFQEEEEYETKGGRRRTWDDDFVLKRQFSALVPAFDPRPGRTNVQQTTDLEIPPPGSPRSEVQEEVECAPSPHLSLTLKVAGLGTTREVELPLSNYKSTIFFYVQRLLQLSCSGTVKTDKLRRIWEPTYTIMYRELKDSDKEKESGKMDLCEHSTGISSRSGVLSPSSLLANQSGEILGIARELAQAKAGCGQSACGVEDVLQLLRILYIIGGDSASNTRTMQEDFEELQFNAAPEEFTSKKITTKILQQIEEPLALASGALPDWCEQLTAKCPFLIPFETRQLYFTCTAFGASRAIVWLQNRREASMERSRPSTTVRRDDPGEFRVGRLKHERVKVPRGEAMMEWAESVMQLHADRKSVLEVEFQGEEGTGLGPTLEFYALIAAEFQRTSLGIWLCDDDFPDDESRQVDLGGGLKPPGFYVQRSCGLFPAPFPQDSEELERITKLFHFLGIFLAKCIQDNRLVDLPLSQPFFKLLCMGDIKSNWSKLLYQSCSFTPGQDPERSHLQPFLLLSESEASTEESQETYSVGSFDEDSKSEFIMDPPKPKPPAWYHGILTWDDFQLVNPHRASFLKELKELAMKRRQILSSKSLSEDEKNTRLQDLMLRNPLGSGPPLSIEDLGLNFQFCPSSKVHGFSALDLKPNGDNEMVTMENAEEYVELMFDLCMHTGIQKQMEAFREGFNRVFPMEKMSSFSHKEVQMILCGNQSPSWTADDIINYTEPKLGYTRDSPGFLRFVRVLCGMSSDERKAFLQFTTGCSTLPPGGLANLHPRLTIVRKVDATDSSYPSVNTCVHYLKLPEYTSEDIMRERLLAATMEKGFHLN; encoded by the exons ATGGCTGATGTGGACCCAGACACTCTGCTGGAGTGGCTGCAGATGGGACAAGGCGATGAGCGCGACATGCAGCTCATCGCCCTGGAACAGCTCTGCATGCTGTTGCTCATGTCGGACAACGTGGACCGCTGCTTTGAGAC GTGTCCTCCTCGGACATTCCTCCCAGCGCTCTGTAAGATCTTCCTGGATGAGAGTGCCCCAGATAACGTGTTGGAGGTCACAGCGAGGGCCATCACTTACTACCTGGATGTGTCTGCTGAGTGCACTAGGAGGATTGTGGGAGTGGACGGGGCTATCAAGGCTCTTTGCAAccggctggtggtggtggaacTGAACAATCGAACAAGCAGAGACCTGGCTGAGCAATGTGTGAAG gtgctggagctgaTCTGTACTCGGGAGTCTGGTGCCGTGTTTGAAGCTGGCGGCTTGAATTGTGTGCTGAGCTTCATCAGAGACAGCGGCCATCTCGTCCACAAGGACACTCTGCACTCGGCCATGGCTGTGGTGTCCCGTCTCTGCAGCAAGATGGAGCCTCAGGATTCGTCTCTGGAGACCTGCGTGGAGTCTCTGTCGAGTCTGCTCAAACATGAAGACCATCAG GTGTCTGATGGAGCGTTACGCTGCTTCGCGTCACTGGCCGACAGATTCACCCGCCGTGGTGTAGATCCTGCCCCTTTAGCCAAACATGGCCTGACAGAAGAACTGCTGTGTCGCATGGCCGCTGCCGGAGGCACCGTGTCGggccctccctcctcctgtaaGCCCGGCCGGGTGTCCACTGGTGCCGCCCCTCCAGCACCAGACTCCAAACTGAGCAACCAGGTCTCGACCATCGTGAGCCTGCTCTCGACCCTGTGCAGAGGCTCGCCACTCGTCACTCAT GACTTGCTGCGCTCCGCACTGCCTGACTCCATGGAGTCGGCCCTGGGAGGAGACGAGCGCTGTGTGCTGGACACCATGCGGCTGGTTGACCTCCTGTTGGTGCTACTGTTCGAAGGCCGGAAAGCGTTGCCTAAATCCACGGCGGGGTCAACAGGGCGAATCCCAGGGCTGCGACGCCTTGACAGCTCAGGGGAGAGATCACACCGACAGCTCATTGACTGTATTCGCAGCAAAGACACGGATGCTTTGATTGATGCCATTGACACGGGCG CTTTTGAGGTGAACTTCATGGATGACGTTGGACAGACACTACTTAACTGGGCTTCAGCATTTGGAACACAGGAAATG GTGGAATTTCTTTGTGAAAGGGGTGCTGATGTCAACCGAGGCCAGAGGTCGTCATCACTACACTATGCTGCTTGTTTTGGACGTCCACAAGTAGCCAAA acaCTGTTGCGTCATGGGGCGAACCCAGACTTGCGAGACGAGGATGGAAAGACACCGCTGGATAAGGCGAGGGAGCGAGGACATAGTGAGGTGGTGGCCATCCTACAGTCTCCAG GAGACTGGATGTGTCCAGTGAACAAGGGTGatgacaagaagaaaaaagatgtgaataaggaagaggaggaaggcagcGAGCCCAAAGGAGACCCAGAGATGGCTCCAGTTTACCTGAAGAGGCTTCTGCCTGTTTTTGCACAAACCTTTCAACAAACCATGCTGCCTTCTATCCG gaAAGCCAGCCTGGCTCTGATCAGGAAGATGGTTCACTACAGCAGCGAGGTGCTGCTGAAGGaggtgtgtgacagtgagtCGGGCCACAACCTGCCCACTGTGCTGGTGGAGATCACTGCCACTGTGCTGGACCAAGAG TTTGTGTTTCAGGACGACGACGACGGTCACCTCCTGGCTCTGCAGATCATCAGAGACCTGGTGGATAAAGGTGGGGACGTTTTCCTTGACCAGCTGGCTCGACTCGGTGTCATCAACAAGGTGTCGACTCTGGCTGGTCCGGCCTCTGATGACGAGAATGAGGACGAAAGCAAACCTGAGAAG gaggaggaagtgcaggAGGATGCCAGGGAAATTCAGCAGGGGAAGCCATACCACTGGAAGGACTGGTCCATCATCAGAGGGAGGGACTGTCTCTACATCTGGTCAGATGCTGCTGCCCTAGAGCTTTCCAATGGCTCCAATGGTTGGTTCCGATTTATTCTGGATGGAAAGTTGGCCACCATGTACTCCAGCGGGAGTCCAGAAGGAGGATCAGACAGCTCAG AGTCTCGCAGCGAGTTCCTGGAGAAGCTTCAGCGAGCAAGGAGTCAGGTGAAACCAGTAACATCCAGTCAGCCCATTCTGTCGAGTGTGGCACCCACAAAACTGACGGTGGGTAACTGGTCTCTGACCTGcctgaaagagggagagatcgcCATCCATAACTCTGATGGTCAGCAAGCCACTATCCTCAAGGAGGACCTCCCTGGCTTTGTGTTTGAGTCCAACAGAGGAACGAAGCACTCATTCACAGCAGAAACCTCCTTAG GTTCAGAGTTTGTGACTGGTTGGACAgggaagagaggcagaaaatTAAAGTCAAAGCTGGAAAAGACCAAACAGAAGGTCAAGAGTATGGCAAGGGAACTGTACGATGACCATTTCAAAGCTGTCGAGAGCATGCCCAGAGGGGTGGTTGTCACCCTGAGGAATATCTCCACCCAGCTGGAGTCGGCATGGGAGCTGCACACCAACCGACAG TGTATTGAGGGGGAGAACACGTGGAGGGACCTGATGAAAACAGCTCTGGAGAACCTGATTGTGGTTCTGAAGGATGAAAACACAATTTCTCCATACGAGATGTGCAGCAGCGGCCTGGTTCAGGCTCTGTTTACTGTCCTCAGCAAT AGTGTGGAACTGGACCTAAAACATGATTGTAAGCCTTTAATGGAGCGGATCAATGTCTTTAAGGCGGCTTTCAGCGAGAATGAAGACAATGAAAG CCGACCAGCTGTTGCCTTAATCCGAAAACTGATTGCTGTCCTGGAATCGATAGAACGTCTACCTCTGCACCTGTACGACACTCCAGGCTCTTTATACAACCTGCAA ATCTTGACGAGGAGGTTGCGTTTCCGTCTGGAGCGAGCGCCAGGTGAGACGGCTCTGATTGACCGGACGGGTCGCATGTTGAAGATGGAGCCACTCGCCACGGTGGAATCTCTGGAGCAGTACCTGTTGAAAATG GTGGCCAAGCAGTGGTATGACTTTGAGCGGTCATCCTTTGTTTTTGTGAGGAAGTTGAGGGAAGGACAGTCCTTCACTTTCAGGCACCAACACGACTTTGATGAGAACGGAATCATCTACTGGGTCGGCACCAACGCCAA GACAGCCTATGAGTGGGTGAATCCTGCCGCCTACGGTCTGGTGGTGGTGACCTCGTCGGAGGGACGGAACCTCCCTTATGGCCGTTTGGAAGATATCCTGAGTCGGGATAGCTCCGCTCTGAACTGTCACACTAACGATGACAAGAACGCCTGGTTTGCTGTTGACCTTGGCCTCTGGGTCATTCCATCAGCGTACACTTTGAGACATGCcag GGGTTACGGACGCTCTGCGTTACGAAACTGGGTGTTTCAGGTGTCGAAGGATGGTCAGAACTGGACCACTCTTTACACCCATATCGACGACTGCAGTCTCAATGAACCAGG GTCGACGGCCACGTGGCCTCTGGACCCCTccaaagaggagaagcagggcTGGAGACACGTCAGGATCAAACAAATGGGGAAGAACGCCAGCGGTCAGACACACTACCTGTCTCTGTCTGGACTGGAGCTGTATGGCACCGTCACCGCTGTCTGTGAGGACCAGCTAG GTAAAGCTGTGAAGGAAGCGGAGGCAAACCTCCGTCGACAGCGCAGACTCTTCCGTTCCCAAGTGATGAAGTACATCGTCCCAGGGGCGCGTGTCGTCCGTGGCATTGACTGGAAGTGGCGTGACCAAGATGGCAACCCTCCTGGAGAGGGAACCGTGACAGGGGAGGCTCACAATG GCCCCTCCTCCATGGTGGGACCCTCCTCGATGCCAGTGACTAACAGCGGTACTACCACCACCACATCCTGCTCCGCATCCTCCACCTCAgcctccctgcagcagcagcagtcatggAGCAGCCTGGTGAAAAATAACTGTCTTGACAAGGGCGGGGCTACATCACTGGGCGGAGCCAGCTCCTCCAGTAGGAAGGGCAGCAGTAGCTCTGTTTGTAGCGTCgcctcctcctctgacatcagCCTGAGTTCTTCCATGGGGCTGATGGGTGTGGGAGGTCTGCGGCTGGAGAAGAGAGCTGAGGGGCTGTTGCTGGACCAGGGGGTGGGAATGGTAACAGGAAGTAGTGTCAGCACAGATGTGCAGCAACTGGAGCCCATTGTTGTACTGTCCTCTGTGGTAGACAGCGGATCTGGTTCCGCGTCAAGCTCTGGCACACTCACTACCGACATGCCGGCCCCCGGTGACGAATCAAGAAACAAAGACTCCACCACTGACCCAGCCACAGCCATTTCCATGGGGCTAGTGAGCGTTAGCTCTCCGGATGTTAGCTCGGTGTCAGAGTCCTCTGGCAAAGACGCGCCATCCCAAAGACCTCTGTGCTCGGCGACAAACGCTCGGCTGTCGGTCAGCTCCCTGCTGGCTGCCGGTGCCCCCATGAGCTCCAGCGCCAGTGTCCCCAACTTGTCGTCACGCGAGGCCAGTCTCATGGAGTCATTCGTCCGCCGCGCGCCCAACATGTCCAGAACTAACGCGACCAACAATATGAACctgagccgcagcagcagcgacaacaACACTAACACGTTGGGCAGGAATGCCATGACCTCTGCCA ctTCCCTCATGGGTGCTCAGAGCTTTCCTAACCTCACCACCACTGGTACCACCTCCACCGTTACCATGTCAACTTCCATAGTAACCAGCAGCAATAATGTAGCCACAGCAACCACGGGTCTGTCCGTGGGCCAGTTGTTAAGTAACACCCTGACCACCAGCCTGACATCCACATCCAGTGAGAGTGACACGGGTCAGGAAGCGGAGTTCTCTCTCTATG ACTTCTTAGACAGTTGTCGGGCCAACACTCTATTGGCTGAGCTTGATGACGAGGAGGATCTGCCAGAACcagacgacgacgatgatgagaATGAAGATGACAATCAGGAGGACCAGGAGTACGAGGAGGTCTTGGTAATACATCCACTCTTTTTGCTGAATTATACTGTGAgttcaggaacaggaagtgatgtcactgaTGGGCTTACTttccaggaagaggaggagtatgAGACCAAAGGAGGACGCAGGAGGACGTGGGATGATGACTTTGTCCTGAAGAGGCAGTTTTCTGCTCTGGTTCCTGCCTTTGACCCCCGACCAGGAAGAACCAACGTCCAACAGACAACAGACCTGGAGATCCCCCCTCCAG GAAGTCCTCGTTCAGAGGTCCAAGAGGAGGTGGAGTGtgctccttctcctcacctctctctcaccctgaaG GTGGCCGGGCTCGGTACAACCAGGGAGGTGGAGCTTCCCTTGTCCAACTACAAGTCCACCATCTTCTTCTACGTCcagcggctgctgcagctgtcctgTAGCGGAACAGTGAAGACGGACAAACTGCGACGCATATGGGAGCCCACATACAC GATCATGTATCGAGAACTCAAGGACTCTGACAAGGAAAAGGAGAGCGGAAAGATG gatctgTGCGAGCACAGCACCGGCATCAGCAGTCGCTCTGGTGTGCTGAGCCCAAGCTCACTTTTAGCTAATCAGAGTGGGGAGATACTTGGGATCGCGAGAGAGCTGGCACAAGCTAAGGCGGGCTGCGGCCAGAGCGCCTGCGGGGTGGAGGacgttctgcagctgctgcgcatCCTCTACATCATCGGAGGAGACTCCGCCTCCAACACGCGCACCATGCAGGAAG aCTTTGAAGAGCTCCAGTTTAATGCAGCTCCAGAGGAATTCACCAGTAAGAAGATCACCACAAAAATACTGCAGCAGATCGAG gaACCTTTAGCTCTGGCCAGCGGGGCGCTGCCGGACTGGTGCGAACAGCTCACCGCCAAGTGTCCGTTCCTCATCCCCTTTGAGACCCGGCAGCTTTACTTTACCTGCACGGCGTTCGGAGCATCAAG GGCCATCGTATGGCTCCAGAACCGCAGAGAAGCCTCCATGGAGCGCTCGCGGCCCTCCACCACGGTGCGGCGAGACGACCCCGGAGAGTTCAGAGTGGGCCGGCTTAAGCACGAGAGGGTCAAAGTTCCCAGAGGAGAAGCCATGATGGAGTGGGCGGAGTCAGTTATGCAGCTGCACGCTGACAGGAAGTCCGTGCTGGAG GTGGAGtttcagggggaggagggaaccGGCCTCGGTCCCACGCTGGAATTTTATGCTCTGATAGCTGCAGAATTTCAAAGAACTTCGCTCGGGATCTGGCTGTGTGATGACGACTTTCCCGACGACGAGTCGAGACAG GTGGACCTGGGTGGTGGTTTGAAGCCTCCAGGGTTCTATGTGCAGCGCTCGTGCGGCCTCTTCCCAGCACCGTTCCCTCAGGACAGCGAGGAGCTTGAGCGCATCACCAAGCTCTTCCACTTCCTGGGCATCTTCCTGGCCAAGTGTATCCAGGACAACCGTCTGGTggacctccctctctcccagcccTTCTTCAAACTGCTCTGCATGGGCGACATCAAGTCCAACTGGAGCAAACTGCTGTACCAGAGCTGTAGCTTCACTCCAGGCCAGGACCCGGAGCGCTCCCACCTGCAgcccttcctgctgctctctgagtCCGAGGCTTCCACTGAGGAGAGCCAGGAGACCTACTCAGTGGGCAGCTTCGACGAAGACTCCAAGTCCGAGTTCATAATGGATCCCCCGAAACCAAAACCACCAGCCTGGTACCACGGCATTCTCACCTGGGACGACTTCCAGCTGGTCAATCCACACAG GGCCAGTttcctgaaggagctgaaggagttggcgatgaagaggaggcagatCCTGTCCAGTAAGAGTTTATCTGAGGATGAGAAGAACACCAGACTCCAGGATCTGATGTTGAGGAACCCACTGGGTTCTGGACCCCCCCTCAGCATCGAGGACCttgg CCTAAACTTCCAGTTCTGTCCCTCCTCAAAAGTCCACGGCTTCTCCGCCCTGGACCTGAAACCAAATGGCGACAACGAG ATGGTTACCATGGAGAATGCAGAGGAGTAtgtggagctgatgtttgacCTGTGCATGCACACCGGCATTCAGAAACAAATGGAAGCATTCAGAG AGGGGTTCAATCGTGTCTTCCCAATGGAGAAGATGAGCTCCTTCAGCCACAAGGAGGTCCAGATGATCCTGTGTGGCAACCAATCACCTTCGTGGACAGCCGATGACATCATTAACTACACTGAGCCAAAGCTGGGTTACACCAGAGACAG TCCCGGCTTCCTGCGGTTTGTCAGAGTTTTGTGCGGAATGTCGTCGGATGAGAGGAAAgccttcctgcagttcaccacagGCTGCTCCACGCTGCCCCCCGGCGGCCTCGCCAACTTACACCCGCGCCTCACTATCGTGAGGAAG GTGGACGCTACAGACTCCAGCTACCCATCGGTCAACACCTGCGTCCACTACCTGAAGCTCCCTGAATATACCTCTGAGGACATCATGAGGGAGCGGCTGCTTGCTGCCACCATGGAGAAAGGCTTCCACCTCAATTGa